The following are encoded in a window of Petrotoga sp. 9PW.55.5.1 genomic DNA:
- a CDS encoding ABC transporter ATP-binding protein encodes MSEVLNVKNLKVYYYTRKGVVKGLDDVSFSLKQGETLGLVGESGCGKTTLGMGLLRMPNPPGKIVGGEIIIDNENIVPLKENEIRKRIRWNKISMVFQGAMNSLTPVYTIKKQMVETLQNHKEIEEKEAINIIKKYLNHVGLSEDILRRYPHELSGGMKQRVVIAMALFLEPKIIIADEPTTALDVVVQAQIINLLKSLKKELNLSFIFITHDLATEAEVSDRIMVMYAGKTAEIGTNYQIYGPQGPAHPYTKGLLSSTPRLHQKVDVLDFIPGVPPDLLNPPTGCRFHLRCPVAFDKCKMKEPPLKEIEPEHFVACWRCYEDE; translated from the coding sequence ATGAGCGAAGTTTTAAATGTAAAAAATTTAAAAGTTTACTATTATACACGTAAAGGAGTAGTTAAGGGATTAGATGATGTAAGTTTTTCTCTTAAGCAAGGAGAAACATTAGGTTTGGTTGGAGAATCCGGTTGTGGTAAAACTACTTTGGGAATGGGTTTATTAAGAATGCCTAATCCTCCTGGAAAGATTGTAGGAGGAGAAATTATTATAGATAATGAAAACATTGTTCCTTTAAAGGAAAATGAAATAAGGAAAAGAATTAGATGGAATAAGATTTCTATGGTTTTTCAAGGGGCAATGAACAGTTTAACCCCTGTTTATACTATAAAAAAACAGATGGTGGAAACACTCCAGAATCATAAGGAAATTGAAGAGAAAGAAGCGATTAATATTATAAAAAAATATCTTAATCATGTGGGCTTGTCTGAAGATATTTTAAGAAGATATCCTCACGAACTTTCTGGTGGAATGAAACAACGTGTTGTAATTGCTATGGCTTTGTTTTTGGAACCCAAAATAATCATTGCTGATGAGCCTACAACAGCCTTAGATGTTGTTGTTCAAGCACAAATAATAAATTTATTGAAAAGTTTAAAAAAAGAACTTAATCTTTCTTTTATTTTTATAACACATGATTTAGCTACAGAAGCCGAGGTTTCTGATAGAATAATGGTTATGTATGCCGGGAAAACTGCTGAAATAGGAACAAATTACCAAATTTATGGCCCTCAAGGTCCTGCACATCCATATACCAAAGGTTTGTTATCTTCTACTCCCAGATTGCATCAAAAAGTAGATGTGTTAGATTTTATACCGGGTGTGCCACCTGATCTTCTAAATCCTCCAACCGGATGCAGATTCCACCTCCGTTGTCCTGTTGCTTTTGACAAATGTAAAATGAAAGAACCACCTTTAAAAGAAATAGAACCTGAGCATTTTGTTGCTTGTTGGAGGTGTTACGAAGATGAATGA
- a CDS encoding ABC transporter ATP-binding protein — protein MNDEIILSVKNLKKWFPLRRTIEEFFSGNRRWVKAVDGISFDVKRGEIFSLIGESGCGKTTTGRLIMKLEEATDGEIIFKNEDITSFTSAEKVKTYKEHVQMVFQDPYASMNPRFRVRDVLSEPLIIHKKVHTLQEREDLVRRALEEVKLTPVEEFMDRYPHMLSGGQRQRVATARTLILSPELIVADEPVSMIDLSTRAEILHMMKEVQKDLQLTYIYITHDLSTARYFCDRIAVMYLGRIVELGNADEIIENPLHPYTKALIEAVPEPLPGKENKIKEIPIKGEVPSAANIPKGCRFHPRCIYAEPKCYEGVEDPDLVEDSNEHFVACYRYKEINNVAENA, from the coding sequence ATGAATGATGAAATAATATTGAGTGTAAAGAATTTAAAAAAATGGTTTCCTCTTCGTAGAACTATTGAAGAATTTTTTTCTGGCAATAGAAGATGGGTGAAAGCAGTCGATGGAATAAGTTTTGATGTAAAAAGGGGAGAGATATTTTCTCTTATAGGAGAGTCTGGATGTGGTAAAACAACGACAGGAAGATTAATAATGAAGTTGGAAGAAGCAACAGATGGAGAAATAATTTTCAAAAATGAAGATATAACTTCTTTTACGAGTGCGGAAAAAGTTAAAACATATAAAGAGCATGTTCAAATGGTTTTCCAGGATCCGTATGCCTCAATGAATCCAAGGTTTAGGGTAAGGGATGTTTTATCCGAACCTTTGATAATTCATAAAAAGGTCCACACATTACAAGAAAGAGAAGATTTGGTAAGAAGAGCACTTGAAGAAGTAAAGCTCACCCCTGTGGAAGAGTTTATGGATAGATATCCTCACATGTTAAGTGGAGGACAAAGGCAGAGAGTTGCAACTGCAAGGACTTTAATATTATCACCTGAATTAATAGTGGCAGATGAACCGGTTTCTATGATAGATTTATCAACACGTGCTGAGATTTTACATATGATGAAAGAAGTCCAAAAAGATTTACAATTAACATATATTTATATAACTCATGATTTATCTACGGCAAGATACTTTTGTGATAGAATAGCCGTAATGTATCTTGGAAGAATAGTCGAACTGGGTAATGCAGATGAAATAATTGAAAATCCATTACATCCTTACACTAAAGCTCTTATAGAAGCGGTACCAGAACCTTTACCTGGAAAAGAAAATAAGATTAAAGAGATTCCAATAAAAGGTGAAGTACCATCTGCTGCAAATATACCTAAAGGTTGTAGATTTCATCCGAGATGTATTTATGCCGAGCCAAAATGCTATGAAGGTGTAGAAGATCCTGATCTTGTAGAAGATTCAAATGAACATTTTGTTGCTTGTTATAGGTATAAAGAAATTAATAATGTAGCTGAAAATGCTTAG
- a CDS encoding NAD-dependent epimerase/dehydratase family protein, translating to MKQTNKKRILVTGGAGFIGSNLVDRLINDERSVVVIDNLSTGNVNFVSPIALFYQQDICDYEVLEKIFETHSFDYVFHLAAQISVPDSVKNPNYDAEINIMGTLNLLKLSVKYGIKKFIFSSTGGAIYGDNAPIPTAEDYCPHPISPYAISKLACEKYIEFYSQYHSLDYTILRYANVYGPRQTPKGEAGVVAIFTENMVNKKNIIIYGDGLQVRDFVHVYDVVDANILAMNKGSREIINISTNKKTDINTLYELMKRKTNYERAPIYNEKRDGDVKVSLLSNEKAKKVLEWQPKFDLEEGVKNTIEWYRTSV from the coding sequence ATGAAACAAACAAATAAAAAAAGGATTCTTGTAACTGGGGGAGCTGGGTTCATAGGTTCCAATTTAGTTGATAGATTGATAAACGATGAACGTAGTGTCGTAGTTATAGATAACCTTTCAACAGGAAACGTAAATTTTGTTTCTCCCATAGCTCTATTCTATCAGCAAGATATCTGTGATTATGAAGTTTTAGAAAAAATATTTGAAACTCACAGTTTTGATTATGTATTCCATCTTGCCGCTCAAATATCCGTTCCTGATTCAGTTAAAAATCCTAACTATGATGCAGAGATTAATATAATGGGGACGTTGAATTTATTAAAATTGTCAGTAAAATATGGGATAAAAAAGTTTATTTTTTCTTCTACGGGAGGAGCTATTTATGGTGATAATGCACCTATACCAACTGCAGAAGATTATTGCCCACACCCAATAAGCCCGTATGCTATTTCAAAGTTGGCTTGTGAAAAGTATATAGAATTTTATTCACAATATCATTCTTTAGATTATACCATATTAAGATATGCAAATGTATACGGTCCAAGGCAAACCCCCAAAGGAGAGGCTGGGGTTGTTGCTATATTTACAGAAAATATGGTCAATAAAAAAAATATCATTATATACGGAGATGGGCTTCAAGTTAGAGATTTTGTTCATGTTTATGATGTTGTAGATGCCAACATATTAGCTATGAATAAAGGAAGTAGAGAAATTATAAATATTTCCACAAACAAAAAGACTGATATAAATACTCTTTATGAACTTATGAAAAGAAAAACTAATTATGAAAGAGCACCCATATATAATGAAAAAAGAGATGGAGATGTCAAGGTAAGTCTTTTATCAAACGAAAAGGCTAAAAAAGTTTTAGAGTGGCAACCTAAATTCGATTTGGAAGAGGGAGTGAAAAACACTATTGAGTGGTACAGAACCTCTGTATGA
- a CDS encoding replication-associated recombination protein A, whose translation MSGTEPLYEIIRPKKVDEILGNEKLKEILITWVKNKKIRSFIIFGEPGSGKSTVVRALINELKDVYEVFSFSGALEGKKTIKSIIEKQSNLFSKPKLLFVDEIHRLNKAEQDTLLLSVETGELTLIGATTENPAISINPALLSRVIVLKTKELSPKDFEKLFDNIENYYRDLTIKKEARKALIDYAGKDLRRIMNLIEIAKEAGNKIIDLEFLKDFTGYRLSYDKNAKYSFISAYIKSVRGSDPDAALLYLSYMLESGEDPMYIARRMVILSAEDVGLADPNAINIAVSAMIATEHIGYPECYLPLSEVTLYLCACPKSNSAYVSYAKAKEFISQNNFEIPSKIINPLNKRMEKQGYGKGYKYPHDYGGFVRESYMPEGYEDTQFFVPKDIGVEKRIKERLKELWKNKKKY comes from the coding sequence TTGAGTGGTACAGAACCTCTGTATGAAATAATTAGACCAAAAAAGGTCGATGAAATTTTAGGTAATGAAAAATTGAAAGAAATACTTATCACCTGGGTTAAAAACAAAAAAATAAGATCTTTTATTATTTTTGGTGAACCAGGTAGCGGTAAATCTACCGTTGTAAGAGCATTGATTAACGAATTAAAAGATGTGTATGAAGTTTTTAGCTTTTCGGGAGCTTTGGAAGGAAAGAAAACTATAAAAAGTATAATAGAGAAACAGAGTAATTTATTTTCTAAACCAAAACTTTTGTTTGTAGACGAAATTCATAGACTAAACAAAGCCGAACAAGATACCTTACTTTTAAGTGTTGAAACTGGTGAGTTAACTTTGATAGGAGCAACTACAGAAAACCCTGCAATTAGTATAAACCCGGCATTACTTTCTAGAGTTATTGTACTCAAAACAAAAGAGTTATCTCCAAAAGATTTTGAAAAATTATTTGATAATATTGAAAATTATTACCGTGATTTGACTATTAAAAAAGAAGCTAGAAAAGCCTTGATAGATTATGCGGGTAAAGATTTAAGAAGAATAATGAATCTTATTGAAATTGCAAAAGAAGCGGGAAATAAGATTATCGATTTGGAATTTTTAAAAGATTTTACTGGTTATAGGCTAAGTTATGATAAAAACGCCAAGTATAGCTTTATCTCCGCTTACATAAAAAGTGTCAGAGGTAGTGACCCAGACGCAGCACTTTTGTATCTTTCTTATATGCTCGAAAGCGGAGAAGATCCCATGTATATAGCCAGAAGAATGGTTATACTGTCTGCTGAAGATGTAGGTTTAGCTGATCCAAATGCGATAAACATAGCAGTTTCCGCCATGATTGCAACAGAACATATAGGTTATCCCGAATGTTATCTTCCCTTATCTGAAGTTACTTTGTATCTTTGTGCCTGTCCAAAATCTAATTCTGCATATGTGTCTTACGCAAAAGCCAAAGAATTTATAAGCCAAAATAATTTCGAAATCCCATCAAAAATCATAAATCCTTTGAACAAAAGGATGGAAAAACAAGGGTATGGTAAAGGCTATAAGTATCCCCATGATTATGGAGGATTTGTGAGAGAAAGTTATATGCCTGAAGGCTATGAAGACACTCAGTTTTTTGTTCCTAAAGATATAGGAGTTGAAAAAAGAATAAAAGAACGGTTGAAAGAACTTTGGAAAAATAAAAAGAAATATTGA
- a CDS encoding ABC transporter ATP-binding protein has translation MLDNIILDVRHLGTRFPVAEGEIKAVNDISFTLSNNETLGIVGETGSGKSVSMKSVMGMIKSPGYLTKETQILFKTDEFSKNGQKEFVDLAKLKPKDFTRIRGKHIGMVFQDPMSSLNPMFTIADQMIETIVFHQNVSLVEARERAIKLLEDVGIPNPEERINDYPFQLSGGQRQRVIIAIGLSCNPEILIADEPTTALDVTIQAQILELMKDLQEKYDMGMIYITHDLSVIAEVADKVIVMYGGNQMEMTDIYRLFEKPFHPYTHALLSCIPRHDIKKDQLNPIKGQPPVMLDPPPLCPFLPRCPKATDKCKKDWPEWREIEENHYVRCFNPVNEPSPANLADIVDKKEAI, from the coding sequence ATATTGGATAATATAATCTTAGATGTCAGACATTTAGGAACCCGTTTTCCTGTTGCTGAAGGTGAAATCAAAGCTGTTAATGATATTTCATTCACTCTGAGTAACAACGAAACTTTAGGAATTGTTGGAGAAACTGGGTCTGGTAAGAGTGTATCAATGAAATCAGTGATGGGGATGATAAAAAGCCCAGGTTACCTTACAAAAGAAACACAGATTTTATTCAAAACTGACGAGTTTAGTAAAAATGGGCAAAAAGAGTTCGTTGATCTAGCAAAATTAAAACCTAAAGATTTCACCAGAATTCGAGGGAAACACATAGGTATGGTTTTTCAAGATCCTATGTCTTCACTAAATCCAATGTTCACCATAGCTGATCAAATGATAGAAACTATAGTTTTCCATCAAAATGTGTCATTAGTAGAAGCACGAGAAAGAGCTATCAAGCTTTTAGAAGATGTTGGAATTCCAAATCCCGAAGAAAGAATAAACGATTACCCATTTCAACTTTCAGGTGGGCAAAGACAAAGAGTTATAATTGCAATAGGGTTATCTTGTAATCCTGAGATATTAATTGCAGATGAACCAACTACTGCTTTAGACGTAACGATTCAAGCGCAGATATTAGAATTAATGAAAGATTTGCAAGAAAAATACGACATGGGTATGATATACATTACGCATGATCTTTCTGTTATTGCAGAAGTTGCTGACAAAGTAATAGTAATGTACGGTGGTAATCAAATGGAAATGACGGATATTTATAGATTGTTTGAGAAACCGTTTCACCCATATACTCATGCTTTACTTTCTTGTATTCCAAGACACGACATAAAAAAGGATCAGTTGAATCCTATAAAAGGGCAACCCCCTGTAATGTTAGATCCTCCACCACTTTGTCCTTTCTTACCAAGATGTCCTAAGGCTACTGATAAGTGTAAGAAAGATTGGCCAGAGTGGAGAGAGATTGAAGAAAATCACTATGTAAGATGTTTTAACCCTGTAAATGAACCATCTCCTGCAAATCTAGCAGACATAGTTGATAAAAAGGAGGCTATTTGA